The Brettanomyces bruxellensis chromosome 8, complete sequence genome segment aaaaataaaaatgagaatAGTATTCAGCCTTTCAGTTATTAGCGCGGAAAAGAAACGGCTGACATTTTATGACGTCACACGCTAAGATACTTtatatgtattttttttcgtattTGCAGAAATTCGATGCTTTTTCTATATGTAGCCTGTTTACAGATGTCTATTATCTCCAAAAGATCATATCTGTTCCCAATCTAATATTCCCAAGTATTTCCCAGCCTCAAAGATATATGCACATTCTTAATATTGTTAGACCTTCCAAAATGCATATCGGCATCGGTAGATCTTGTTGAATTtgttgtttgtttgtttgtttcagGTTTCTCCCCGTGTGTATTATGTGATCAAAGTTTGACACAATTGTTTTTGAGTCAACTAAAGTTAAGTTACATCGAGAACTATCTTGCTACTAATATCATATACATTGTTTATTGTTTGTGTGCATTAACTTGAATATCGTGATGAATCACTCATATATCATATGgacatttatttcttctaccGTTAATTCATGCGCTAACGTTCGAATCATATATTCTCGATCGTTTGGTGATGATAGTATTTGTTTTGTATACGGATTTAATTTCTGATGAATGATCCATGCACTGTGGTGGGATTCATAACGGTTGTTGCGGAAGAGCTTCCATGTTTTGTTGTAAATGTAGGTGTTCCTTGGTCCTCCAATGCATGATTTGATGTATTCTTCTGCATCCCCGTTTCTTTAATCAAAGaggcttcttcttctttctcttcttttttgtcgTTCCTCACCTTCAAACCTTCCTCTTCTCGCTCGTAATCTTTATCTTCGGCCACACTTTCGCCACCTATGTTATCATCATAATCCTCCAATTCATCCCCGTCAAAGTCACTTCCGACACtgtcttcatcttcatattCCATATCGGGATCATCTTCGTAAACATAATCCGGATCCTCATCCAAATCATCCCCGatctcttcatcttcgtcATCGTGAGCCccattttcactttccaaaatactatcatctttctcatcCTCCTTCTCATCTACATTTTCATTGGACCTCataaagaaagattttAATCGCGGGCTCAGTGATCCAACGTTTCTGGCCTCTTCgtgtgatgatgatgtttcGTTGTCTTCACCACCATTGCTCTCATTTGTGGTACTCTCATCTTCCGAAATGTCGGTTAAGTCCGGTATCGGATTCCTCCAAAACGTTACGTCACTAAAACGATTTGCGGCATCATTTAATTCTGAACCCACTCCTTTGCTGGATTTTGAAATGCTCacaggaggaaaaaattgatcaACCAACTCTCCTATAGAAACATATGACGCCTTATAGCCAGCCATCTCTAAAAGTTCCATATGCACTTCACTATCTGTGTTGATGGTAAATATACGGGAGGAAGGAATTCCTACACTCCGATATGATAATGCATCAGTAATTCTGTTACCAAATCCAGCGTAAAATGGCGTTTTTAGTTCCTCCCCCGGAAGGCCACTCTCATCACAGTTTGACTCTCccactttttcctttgtatTCATACTTTTCAGAATGTCACTACCTGTCAAATGTGATTCTGGTATCGAATCAAACCGTTGTGAGTCAATACTGTTCGCATTGTTGTTACTATCAAATGAACCTCCGTTGTCACCTTTCGTTAGCGTTTGATTtgccttttcttcatccaacATTCTGGAAGAACCTGTATTTGTGTTCGTATTAATATCAGTAAAGCTGCTTGAATCAGTTGTTGCGGGTAATTCGCGTGCTATCTCATCGCCAGATGAGccatcaaaaatatttagcTCTGAAGCATTTTCCATATGATCTTCTCTGCCAGACTCATTAGGAAAATACAATGCTTCAATATCTTTTAAGCATGCCATCTTGAAAACTTGAGGCTTTTTTAGAACAATTTCTCGTTTTAAAGCTTCCATTGTCCTATCTGGAGAAAGTATAACTGGCCCAAATGGCAGACTGTATCCATTCTGGTAGACCCCATTAAGATATGACCGTGTCATATCTGCAAGGCCAACGGATCTTGCCGTTAAATATATTATGTTGTATCCGTTGTTCTTTATATCACTGAATAATCTGGCAACACCCTCGTGTGTCCAATCTTTACCAAACATCGTAAACAAATGACCTAAAGTATCGGACTTGGTAATGGTTCCGTCTATGTCTGATATCGCGATAGGCACGTTCCATTTccataaatataaatatgcacCAATGACGGATTTCCCTTTATTCACGCTATACTCGACTTTATTTCTACCGTATTCTAAGGACATGCATTTCAATTGAGCAGATGTTAATCTCAATGTTTTAAAGTAGACCgtacttttctttgattgAAGCTCATCTCCAGAAGATGTTTTCGCACTTCCGGATGAAATTGATCCTGCTGTAGTTTGATCGCTGCTGTCATCTTGTTCATTTTTACCGGTATCATCCGAACCATGAGATGAAGGATTGGATGATAAGGAAGTCGCATCCTCACTTTCAGCAGGCGAAGTACCATTTCCTGTTATTCTAATATTACCATTAAGGTCTTTGTTTATAAGCATGTTATAATCCACATCAGAGCCAAACTCGTCCGCTAAAAGCTGTTTGATAACTTTGTCAGAATCATGAAGGTCCTTCGCATCGCTTTTGTAGCCATGCATATCAAGAAGTATATCTCCATTAGCTTCCACAGTAGAAGggatatttttcttcttgaatCTCTTCGATATACTCTCTGCCCTCTCCAAAGATTTCAATGTGTTGGTTCTTTCGAGTTCATATTTGGGGCCCGTTTCTGATCCATCACCTAGCTTTAAATGGTCCATTTGATCGTTAACATCCGGTGAATCATTTCCTTCGCTATTACTTTTCAAGTCCGAAAGAACTTGCGTACCACCATTTATATCTAGGTATTCTGGCTCCCCTTGAGATTCTAAATTTGGGCTTTTTGGACTCATTCGAGGACTAGCTTcaggagaaggagatgCACTTACTACTGGAGATGTCTGCATATCTTTTGGGACATCTGCATCAGTTtcaaacacaaaaaaagcttCTCCACCCTCACCCAACTTCATTGGAATATCTGTTGTTTCACCATTGACAATAAAGTTGACTTTCTTTTGCGACGGCCTTAGTAGTTGAAATTTTCCAAACCGCACATGGAAGGGGGAGCAGTACAACGATCCATCTTCGTTTTCCACAACTATAACATCGATTGCACCAGAAAGAGTTGCCGGATTCAATGAGCTCCATGTCTTCGAAACGGAGCCAATGGCTCTTCCAACATATTGCATTTGTCCTTAATTAAAAATTGGTTATTCAGCTTGATGAATTACTTGATGCTTTTCCGAGGAACACCTGAAACACcatgaaataaaattgacaGCAATGAACTAGTTTAACAATCAGGTGCCAAAGTAtaagaattttgaaagtaaagaatgagaaaaaaaaagaatagtAGTCCCGAATAGAAATTTATAGACAACAAGAGttgaataaattgaaaCACCTTTAAAAAAAGGGGCAGGCCGAACGAAGTGGGCACAACTTTAACAATAGCCGAAAATAGATTTGGGGACTGGGCTTTTTGAATCATCGGCTAAGTATGCCTGCCTGTGTATAAATGCTCTAcgcaaaaaataattgttCATCAATAAGGAtgtgatcttttttttggtggGGAGAAAACGCgagagaaaggaaaaatacTACTCCCTTCGTAAAGAAGCGACTCGACAAATTATTGACCACATCTTCTGTTGGGCAAATTTCTACAGTTTAATTTAACCTACAACCCTGTACTTACAATGATATTAGGTGGGTGTTTTAATCCAAGATGCATAAGCTCTTGAATGGTGGGTTTTTGCTCCACATTCTCAATGCGATCAATGAGACAAGTAAATCACATATATTAAAAATTGACATTCTTATCTAGTATATTAGATAGATACacaaaagaaagttgatgGAGGTTTCATTTCGTGAATTCGCAAAGTTACAAGTCCAAACTCTTCTGTATACCCGTAGTTTTTGCATGCTCCACAGACCCGGTTGTACTAACGTTATTACAGAGGCTGCTCAACAAACCACCAGAAACTACGTGTTCATACTTAGATGGAACCTGCGGTAGCTTGTAGTGCTCCTTCCAATCTAATTCTGGCTCCTCAGCAGTTGGATCCGTCTTTAAATGGTCAAGATGTTCCTGCTTAGCTCTAAGTTTCCACTGATTGATCTTTGTAAGCTCTCTACTAAGAGATCTCTGGAAGTAATTGAAGTTGCCCAAGTTATGGTTAAAGTTATCAATAGCATCAATTAATTGCTCTGACGTCTGTGTAgttattttcaaataatttgaGGTCAACTCGAGCTCATTGCCATACTCAGAATTCACATCCAACTCCTGAATTTTTAAATCAGTTAGGTTACTGTTTCTGATTTTACTTGGAACTTCTTCGAAAATATTCCTGTAGGTGAGCCTATTGTCTATGAGATTTCTGGCGGCAAATCTAGCCTCGGAATTCCATGTCTTCACGAATGCATCACTCAACTTTAAGACTTGCAAACTTAGCAAGCTATCGGTTGATTTACATGGATCATAGATAACAAATATAACAGGCAATGTActcttctcttcctcaaccattttcttttgcaagCGAAGCATAGACTCAACAACCGTCTGTCTGTTCTGCTTACCCTTGGTGGCAGTCATAAACCATCCTAAAAGCTTGACACCTATTTTACTGTCATTAAGTTTGGTTTGGAAATCTGCCTGAAATTTTGCGTTAGATGACTTTGTATTGAACACATCATCACCACTCGTATGTTGATTAGGAAAGTTAATTATGTGAGATATGTTGAGAATTCTTTCCTCCTGGTCGTCAAATCCATATAAAGGGCCCGATGAAGTTCCTGGGTAATGCTTCTGGCCTATTTGTGCCAGTTTTAGTGCAACACTTGCATTTATCTCGACCAAAAAGGGCTCTGAAATTCTTGATTGTTCTTCAgtcatttttgtttatgTATGAATGTGATATTCACAGTTATGCACACTCACAAGTACTGTTGTCACTTGATCCTATATGTGTTGACGAATATTTTACCTCCTCTTGGAACGgacggaagaaaaaattttctttcattggATTTCAACAGATAGCAATTTTTCACGCGCCAAACACTATGttacatccgtacactGAATATATTCCATAATAATGTTGGTTACTAAAAATTTGAGGCGATAAAATTTACGATTTCATGTATTCTGGCGACGTCCGACCAcgtctatttttttgtcttaGAGCAAGATATTCTTATATAAATATTACTTTGATTTTCAGAATACTGGCGCATTTATGTAATGTTCAATATTTTGTAACTCGTCTGTTAACTATATTTTCTGCCCACTTAAGCTGTTGCCGTTCTTGCATGCTCTTTTTTACATATAGAGTCAGTGACTCGCGCGCTAgcttaattttttatttttttttttttttttcactcaagattcaaagattctttgtattttttcccgacatttttttttcaaaagcgAAATTTTGTTAAGGTGAGTtaacttatttttttaacttAAAACAACGttgttgctttcttcttagTCTCCTTATCCTATCGGAAAGTACATTTTTTGTAGCAGTTTTATTCCAAGCATACTTTTAACAATGTCTTCCAACGAGAATAAAGCACAAGTGCCTAAGGAGTCCCCAGAGGTGGTAAAGATCACTGAGGgtttaaaaaaaacttaTTTGGATGAAGAGACGGGTGAATATGTCTCAAAATCCGAgctgaaaaagagaaagaagatgagagCAGTTCAAGCTAAAAAGGCCGCAAAGAAGGCTGCAAGAGCAAAGAAGGAAGCACAAGCAcctaagaagaagaaggatgaaCTCGCAAACTTGAATCCAAATCAGTACTTTGAGATCAGAAGTACCCGTATAGATGCTTTAAGAAAGCCCCACAGTGAGAGTAACCCTTACCCTCACAAGTTCAACGTCAGTATGCAGGTGGACGATTTCGTCAAGAAGTATACTGATTTGAAGAGAGGTGAAACGTTGTCTGACGTCACTGTTTCTGTTGCCGGCAGAATCATGGTCAAGAGAGCATCCGGTTCGAAGTTGAGATTCTACCGTATTTCAAACAATGGTGTTGAAGTTCAAGTTATGGCTCAAGCCCAGGACTGTACTGGCGACTTTGAAAAGATGCATGATGCTTTGAGAAGAGGTGATGTCATTGGTGTTGTCGGTTATCCAGGTAGGACTAAGCCAGCTAAAGGTGGAGAAGGTGAATTGTCTGTCTTCGCCAAAGAAGTGAAGTTATTAACACCTTGCTTGCGTATGCTTCCAACAGAACATTATGGTTTCAAAGATCAAGAGGCCAGGTACAGAAAGAGGTACTTGGATTTGATTATGAATAAGCGTACTAGAGATATCTTCGGTATCAGATCTAGAATTATTCAGTATATTAGAAGATTTTTGGACAACAGGCAGTTTATTGAGGTGGAAACTCCAATTTTAAACGTCATCCCAGGTGGTGCTACGGCAAAACCATTTGTTACGCATCACAACGATTTGGACATCGATATGTACATGAGGATTGCTCCGGAATTATTTTTGAAGGAGTTGGTTGTTGGTGGTATGGACAGAGTTTATGAAATAGGTCGTCAATTCAGAAATGAAAGTATTGATATGACTCATAATCCAGAGTTCACCACCTGTGAATTCTACCAGGCATATGCTGATGTTTACGACTTGATGGACACTACTGAACTTTTGTTCTCTGAAATGGTTAAGACTATTTGTGGAGATTACAAGATCAAGTACCAACCAGATGGACCAGAGGGAAAAACATGGACCTTGGATTTCAGTAGACCATGGAGAAGAGTCAACATGATGGAGGAGTTGGAGAGAATATATAAGGTCAAATTCCCACCAGCTGATGAGCTTGGAACCGAAGAAACTACTAAATTCTTAAAGAAGGTTTTGGCTGACAATAAGGTCGACT includes the following:
- a CDS encoding uncharacterized protein (BUSCO:EOG092636Y6), which encodes MQYVGRAIGSVSKTWSSLNPATLSGAIDVIVVENEDGSLYCSPFHVRFGKFQLLRPSQKKVNFIVNGETTDIPMKLGEGGEAFFVFETDADVPKDMQTSPVVSASPSPEASPRMSPKSPNLESQGEPEYLDINGGTQVLSDLKSNSEGNDSPDVNDQMDHLKLGDGSETGPKYELERTNTLKSLERAESISKRFKKKNIPSTVEANGDILLDMHGYKSDAKDLHDSDKVIKQLLADEFGSDVDYNMLINKDLNGNIRITGNGTSPAESEDATSLSSNPSSHGSDDTGKNEQDDSSDQTTAGSISSGSAKTSSGDELQSKKSTVYFKTLRLTSAQLKCMSLEYGRNKVEYSVNKGKSVIGAYLYLWKWNVPIAISDIDGTITKSDTLGHLFTMFGKDWTHEGVARLFSDIKNNGYNIIYLTARSVGLADMTRSYLNGVYQNGYSLPFGPVILSPDRTMEALKREIVLKKPQVFKMACLKDIEALYFPNESGREDHMENASELNIFDGSSGDEIARELPATTDSSSFTDINTNTNTGSSRMLDEEKANQTLTKGDNGGSFDSNNNANSIDSQRFDSIPESHLTGSDILKSMNTKEKVGESNCDESGLPGEELKTPFYAGFGNRITDALSYRSVGIPSSRIFTINTDSEVHMELLEMAGYKASYVSIGELVDQFFPPVSISKSSKGVGSELNDAANRFSDVTFWRNPIPDLTDISEDESTTNESNGGEDNETSSSHEEARNVGSLSPRLKSFFMRSNENVDEKEDEKDDSILESENGAHDDEDEEIGDDLDEDPDYVYEDDPDMEYEDEDSVGSDFDGDELEDYDDNIGGESVAEDKDYEREEEGLKVRNDKKEEKEEEASLIKETGMQKNTSNHALEDQGTPTFTTKHGSSSATTVMNPTTVHGSFIRN
- the KRS1 gene encoding lysyl-tRNA synthetase; translated protein: MSSNENKAQVPKESPEVVKITEGLKKTYLDEETGEYVSKSELKKRKKMRAVQAKKAAKKAARAKKEAQAPKKKKDELANLNPNQYFEIRSTRIDALRKPHSESNPYPHKFNVSMQVDDFVKKYTDLKRGETLSDVTVSVAGRIMVKRASGSKLRFYRISNNGVEVQVMAQAQDCTGDFEKMHDALRRGDVIGVVGYPGRTKPAKGGEGELSVFAKEVKLLTPCLRMLPTEHYGFKDQEARYRKRYLDLIMNKRTRDIFGIRSRIIQYIRRFLDNRQFIEVETPILNVIPGGATAKPFVTHHNDLDIDMYMRIAPELFLKELVVGGMDRVYEIGRQFRNESIDMTHNPEFTTCEFYQAYADVYDLMDTTELLFSEMVKTICGDYKIKYQPDGPEGKTWTLDFSRPWRRVNMMEELERIYKVKFPPADELGTEETTKFLKKVLADNKVDCQPPLTNARMLDKLVGAIEDSSINPTFIFGHPQIMSPLAKYDREIPGLCERFEVFVGTKEICNAYTELNDPFDQRNRFEEQAKQKAQGDDEAQLVDETFCNALEYGLPPTAGWGCGIDRLCMFLTNSNTIREVLLFPTLKPDALVKGEDDE